The genomic window ATTTTATATGATATGCGGGTTATTGCACCCCAGCGATGGAAATGTGTTTTTAAATCACACAAATATTACAAAACTCCCTTTACACAAGCGTTCAAATCTTGGCATCGGCTACCTGCCTCAAGAATCGAGTATTTTTAAGAATCTTAGTGTGGAAGAGAATCTTATGCTTGCAGCGGAGATTAGTATTAAAAATGTTAAGGATAGGCACATAAGAATTGAAAATATGCTTTCAGAATTTAATATCGAGCCTATCCGCGCGAGAAAAGGCATTAGTCTAAGCGGTGGGGAGCGGAGACGCGTTGAAATTGCTCGAGCTTTGATAAAAGACCCAAAGTTTGTGCTGCTTGATGAGCCTTTTGCAGGAGTAGATCCGCGCGCTGTCAATGATATACAAAATATCATTTTGAAACTCACCGAGCTTGATATTGGTGTGCTTATCACAGACCATAATGTGCGCGAAACACTTTCTGTGTGCTCCCGCACTTATGTAATTAAGAGCGGCGCACTTCTTGCTAGTGGCAACGCAGAGGAGATTTATGCAAATGAGCTTGTGAGAAAATACTACTTAGGAGAGCATTTTAAAGTATGAGTGTTGGTGGCAAATTAAAAAGCAATCTCAATGTCAAGGCGAGACTTTCTACAACATTAAAAAGTTGGCTGCCTATTTTACAAAGCGGATTGACCGAGCTTGAAGAGACACTAAATACCATAGCAGAGGAGAATCCATATGCGAATGTGCAAAGCCAAATGCTTAATAATTTTTCGGCTAAAAGCTATAAGAGGTCTAGCCCACAGCTAAACGAGGGTTTTGAATCCCAGCATATTAGTGAGAAAAGCCTCTATGAAGTGCTTGAAGAACAAATAGATTCTAAACTTTTTCCTACGCAAAATTCGAGAGACATTGCATTTAAAATCGTAGAGAATCTTAACGATGAGGGATTCTTAGATGTCGCAGTGGGCGAAATTGCGCTAGAAATGGGTGTAGATGAAGATGAAATTGAGCGCGTGAGGAAGCGATTTGCTTATTTAGAGCCTTATGGCGTGGGTGCAAAGGATATTATAGAATCTTTTCTTTTTCAGCTTGATAATACTGATTTGGATGGGCAGAGTTATGAGCTTGCTACGCGCATTATCCGCGACTTGCATCGCCACAGCAAATATAAAAATCACCCAGCGTATAATGAGGTGATGAAAGCGATTAAGACTTTTAAAAATCCCCCCGCGATTGACTTTAGTGCGCGTGAAAGTGAGGTTATACCTGATATTTTTATTTTCGAGCGCGCAAAAAGCGATAGCCTCAAAAATAGCACTTATGAGCTTGAAGTCTCTGTCAATGATAGCTATTATCCCAAGATTCTCATTCAAGAGCAGCTGAATGTGAAAGATAAGGACAGTATGGAGTTTCTCAAAACCAAGCTGAAAGAGGCAAAGGATTTAGTCGATGCGCTTGATATGCGTAAGGCGACAATTCTAAAAATTGCCATTGCGTTGCGCGAAAATCAATATGACTTTTTTATGGGCGGGGAGATTCGCCCGATGAAGCTAAAAGACATAGCCCAAGACTTAGGCTATGCGCCAAGCACCATTTCACGCGCTATTGCCAATAAATACCTTGAATGCGATAGAGGCATTTTCCCTATTAAAAGCTTCTTTACCGCTGCGATTGATGGCGATACATCTAATGCCTCGATTAAGGATTTTATTTTGAATCTTGTTAAGAATGAAGACAAAAAGAAGCCTTTGAGTGATTTAAGGATTCTAAAAATCGTGGAGGAGAAGTTCGCACTCAAAATGGTGCGCCGCACAATCACAAAATACCGCCAACAGCTTAATATCGCAAGTTCAAACGAGCGTAAAAGGCTTTATGAAATGAGCGTGTAATTACGCAAAGCTTATTTTGTATTTTAACTACCTCACATTTATGAAAGATTCACTTTTGCAACAAGCAGCTTTTATTGTACCTTTGTGGCATAAGCAGATTCTTAATTGGTATCAACAATATGGTAGAAGCACTCTGCCTTGGCGCAATCTTAAGGGCGAAAATGCACCCTATGGCGTGTATGTGAGCGAAATAATGCTGCAACAAACGCAAGTGAAAAGAGTGCTAGAATCCTACTATGCACCTTTTTTGAGAGCTTTCCCTACGCTTGAAGCCCTCGCTCTTGCTAAGAGTGAATCTGTGCTGAAAATGTGGGAGGGGCTTGGCTATTATTCTCGTGCAAGAAATATGCAAAAATGCGCTCAAATTTGCTGTGAAAAGTTTAATGCTGCTTTGCCGCGCACTTATGCGGAGCTTATAAGCCTGCCGGGCATTGGCGCATATACTGCGGGAGCGATTTTGTGCTTTGGCTTTGGGCAGAGTGTGAGCTTTGTTGATGGCAATATTCGGCGCGTGTTATGTAGAATCTTCGCCCTTGAAAGCCCAAAAGAGCCACTTTTAGACGAGCTTGCCGCGCTCCTTTTAGATTCCACAAGGAGCTTTGATTATAATCAAGCCCTGCTTGATGTGGGGGCGATGATTTGCACACCCAAAAATCCTGCTTGTCTGCTCTGCCCAGTGCGCAATGTTTGCAAGGGACAGACAAATCCCACCCTCTACCCAACGCCAAAAAAATCCATTTTAGAGTCGCTTACACTTCATCTTGTCATCTGTGTGGATAAAAAGGGCAAAATCGCCTTTATATATGAGGATAAAAAAGGGAGCAAAAATGCTTTGTATCAAGGTTTATACAATCTCCCAAACCTTGCGCTAGAGGACATTGCAAACGATGAAAAATACTATAAAAAATGCGGAAACTTTAAGCACCACTACACAAAATACGCTATTACCGCAAATGTATATAAACTTGATTCTAAGAATCTTGATACATTAAAGCAGTCTATGCCGCATACAAAGCTTTATTTTTTCTCCTTAGAAGAGCTAGATTCTAAACCGCTTTCATCGCTGTGTAAAAAGGCGTTGCAGTTAGCGGGATTTTCAAGAGAGATTTAAGAATCTAAGGCAAAGGATTCTATCACAGACAAATAAGTGAGAATCTCGCATTAATTCCTTAGTCTATACTTTGGATAATAAACAACAAATACAAAAGCTTAAAGACAATGCAGAATTAGCACAAGCAAGTTATGAGCATTATGATTTGTTGGCAAATAATTGTGGGGATTCTATTATCAAGCTTAAAGATATTCATACTTCCTAGTGCAAGGGGATTAAAAAGCATTAAGAATATAGACAAAGAAGCTTTAAAGCATTTTGGATACATTCATAATTCAAGCTTATCATCGGAGTAGAGAGAATAAAAAATGCAGTAAAAGGACATAAAATCAAATATATTCTCTTAGGCATATTTGGAATTTTAATAACATTTTTTATGATGAAAGGTTGTTCTTATCCTACAAGTTATCGTGCCTTTATCCCTAAGGCTTTAGATTCTGAATATAAGGAATATGAGAGATTATGCGAAATTTCCCAAAAAGGCATTGTTTATTCTCGCCCTTTACCACAATATATGCAAGATTATTATACTCTGCAAGAAAAAAAGACCTTGAGGCAAGATGTTCGTGTTAAATCGTTTTGGCATAGTGTCACTCAAGATATGGTAACTGATACTTTTGTCGAAGGTAATAGTAGCCAAATAGCATTAGCTGTTGAAAAAATAAATAAAAAAGATGATTTAAGTATCAAAAAAGATTTTATATTACTAAAGCCTTATATTTATCAATTATCATTCACCATACAACTTGGCAATACTTATGCTCTCATATCTTCTCTTGTGGATTCTCAAAATAGAACAATATATGTCTATAAGATAAGTGAAGTATTTTATTATACAAATTGG from Helicobacter typhlonius includes these protein-coding regions:
- the lptB gene encoding LPS export ABC transporter ATP-binding protein translates to MNKLKAEHLSKHIKKTKIVEDVSLEVNSGEVVGLLGPNGAGKTTTFYMICGLLHPSDGNVFLNHTNITKLPLHKRSNLGIGYLPQESSIFKNLSVEENLMLAAEISIKNVKDRHIRIENMLSEFNIEPIRARKGISLSGGERRRVEIARALIKDPKFVLLDEPFAGVDPRAVNDIQNIILKLTELDIGVLITDHNVRETLSVCSRTYVIKSGALLASGNAEEIYANELVRKYYLGEHFKV
- a CDS encoding RNA polymerase factor sigma-54; this translates as MSVGGKLKSNLNVKARLSTTLKSWLPILQSGLTELEETLNTIAEENPYANVQSQMLNNFSAKSYKRSSPQLNEGFESQHISEKSLYEVLEEQIDSKLFPTQNSRDIAFKIVENLNDEGFLDVAVGEIALEMGVDEDEIERVRKRFAYLEPYGVGAKDIIESFLFQLDNTDLDGQSYELATRIIRDLHRHSKYKNHPAYNEVMKAIKTFKNPPAIDFSARESEVIPDIFIFERAKSDSLKNSTYELEVSVNDSYYPKILIQEQLNVKDKDSMEFLKTKLKEAKDLVDALDMRKATILKIAIALRENQYDFFMGGEIRPMKLKDIAQDLGYAPSTISRAIANKYLECDRGIFPIKSFFTAAIDGDTSNASIKDFILNLVKNEDKKKPLSDLRILKIVEEKFALKMVRRTITKYRQQLNIASSNERKRLYEMSV
- the mutY gene encoding A/G-specific adenine glycosylase is translated as MKDSLLQQAAFIVPLWHKQILNWYQQYGRSTLPWRNLKGENAPYGVYVSEIMLQQTQVKRVLESYYAPFLRAFPTLEALALAKSESVLKMWEGLGYYSRARNMQKCAQICCEKFNAALPRTYAELISLPGIGAYTAGAILCFGFGQSVSFVDGNIRRVLCRIFALESPKEPLLDELAALLLDSTRSFDYNQALLDVGAMICTPKNPACLLCPVRNVCKGQTNPTLYPTPKKSILESLTLHLVICVDKKGKIAFIYEDKKGSKNALYQGLYNLPNLALEDIANDEKYYKKCGNFKHHYTKYAITANVYKLDSKNLDTLKQSMPHTKLYFFSLEELDSKPLSSLCKKALQLAGFSREI